A stretch of DNA from Camelus ferus isolate YT-003-E chromosome 18, BCGSAC_Cfer_1.0, whole genome shotgun sequence:
CTAAAGATAGGTTGAAAGGGCCCAGAGGAAAAGAAGCCAGTGACTGTGTAGATGTGGGATTTACAATGTGTCATGTTGTAAAAGGAAGTGTCCCCAGCCTTGTAGTCCAGGAAGGTACCCACATGCCTCTTCAGTTTCCCGCATCTGGTTCAGGGGAAAAGTGGATGCCTGGTACTCATTTTGCTTCATCATCATCTCTACCCAGTAACCATTCTCTAGTGACAGAGTCATAGTCTCCTTCCTGCTGGTGGCTGCCTTGCAGACACCCAGGACCCACCTTGTCTTGTCTCCCACCTTCACTTCCCAGCAATGGTGGCTAGAGAGGAAGCTTAGAGAGCCCAGGGCAATGATTCAGCTATCAAATCTTTCTGGACTGTCAGGCAGATGGTCCCACTTTTTTCCAAGTCTCACACTCTTCAAGTCATCAGAGAAGGTGAAAGATGAGGTTGGGGTGGGCAGTTTCCGCTTCCAGAATTACATCAACTGCAGAGAGAATTAGAATTCCTGGCTGGAGGTCCATGGGCAACATCCCCACAGGATTCTCCCCATATCCGGGAAACATGGACAGGGTTGTTCTTCTGTAACACGCTGGGGGATGGCACAGGGACCCGGCAGGTCCAGGCCTCTCACCTCAGGGTGCCTGAACACCAATCAGTTCTGGAActacagagaaaaaggagatgggAAAGAGTCCAGAGCATTCCCATTCAAAGGGGCTAAATCTACCTTGATCCCCACAACAAGAAAAGGCAAgacctccctccctgctcaggaccctgctgcttctgcttggATATAACCCCActcctccctgcagccaggcTTGCCTTGGATACTCTGTGGTCTGGTGAGTTGACTCAGCCGATGACTCTGGCATAGAGCCTGTCATGGCTTTTCTCCCACCTTTGTTacaggtatttttctctttccaaattaaTGCTCCAAAATCAATAGCCTAAGGGAAAACTGCATTAATCCCTGGCCAGCACGTACTACCCACACCATACTCACCACTGAAGGTTTCCATTTCTGAGCGCAGGGTttctaaaaggagaaaaggagtttGAGTTAGGTTCCTTGGATAGGGATAGATCTTGAAGACCCTGAAGGCAGAGTCAGAATGGCTGTGGGAAATGCAGAAGGGACACCAGGGGCCTCTGGGCTACATGGATCTCAGGGAGAAAATGAGCAGGTGCCTCCCATCTTCCCCCAAGCCCACCTACCCAAGAAGTGCTTCATGCTCTTCTCCACAAACTCTGATTTCTGGTAGAGCAGGTGGATCCTTTCTTTCACCTCTGGAGGGGTGGTCCACAGCTCAGGGGCAGTTACCATCTTGGCCCTAGAAACAAAAGACAGTTGGCCTGGGAGGGCTGGAGCATGGGAGCAGCCCAAGCTCTCATGGGTTAGAAGTGAGGTGTAGCCTCCACAGGGCACACCCAGCCCAGCCTCGGCTTTGCAAAAAAAAGTTCTCCCTGGACTTCTGGCTCTAAAAACTGGTCCTCAACTTTGGCTATGAATTGGCATCATTTGGGGGGGTTTAGAAACCACTATATCAAAACCACAGCAAGTTTTGATAATGGCCCTAAAATGGTGCTGATATTGAAATGCTCAGCCCAGAATTACCTATATTGAATTAATTACACTTcccaaatctttttctttctattgaaattaaaattctaataaacgagaaaaaaaacccacaatgagatacgaCTTCACagccattaggatggctactattaaaaaaataaaaaataacaagtgttagcaaggatgtggagaaattagaaccctgtgcactgctggtgggaatgtaagatggtgcagcgctgtgggaaacagtattatagttcctcaaaaaactaaacagaattaccatgtgattTCCACATCTCATTATATACATGCAGAAATTGAAAGCAGGACTCAAATATATGTACGctaatatttatagcagcattattcacagtagccaaagggtggaagcaacccaagtatccactgatggatgaatggataaacaaaatgtgttatatacatgtgatggaatattattcagccttaaaagagagtggaattctgacacattctacaacatggatgaaccttgaagctattatgctaagtgaaataagtcagacacaaaagcacaaatattgtatgattccacttatatggaGTAGttagagtagtcaaattcgtaaagacagaaagtagaatggtggttgccaggggttgtgggaatggggaatggggagttagttGGTTAATGGCATGGAGATTccatttgggaaaatgaaaaagtctggagatggatggtggtgatggttgcacaatagtgtgaatgtgcttaaagccactgaactgtgtacatttttaaatggttaagatggtaaattttacattaggTATATTTTACCAccagaaaaaaaacttaaaaagatttGATGCCTGGGTCGTACTCCTGAAGATTCAGATTTAATTTGTCTCCGGGGTGATTGTAACAtccagcctcttccctcccctcctctcccctcccctcccctgcctgctggGCTTAGCAGCTCCACTCTGGAAAGTGCTTCCGTCCCTGTGGCCACAAGCACTTTTGCTGGAACAGTTTTCATGAGGCGAATTGCATAGGACACGGTCTGTTACGGAAGTCTCTTAGGAAGCAGTGTTCACTCCTTCCAGTCTTCAACCCATGTTCCCATTCTCCCTACACAAATCCAGAAAGGCCTTAGGAAGCTGCAGGAGATGGGGGGAGCCTAGGGAGGAGTCACAGACCCGGGGTTGGGTCTGCCTCCCCCAGTGTTTCCTGCAGGACACTCAAGGAATCATCAGGGAGCCTCTTGGTACCTGTGCAGGGTGACTCCGATGTcctaggagagaaaagagaatttctcCATTACcagtctcctccagccccagagtGTTAGCAAAAAGGGGTTCCTCAGTTCTAATCCTAATCTCCGGAGGTGGTAGCCCGGCCAGGGGCCTACAACACAACTGTACCCAAACTCTGCTGCTCTCTCCTGGGAGATGCCAGGGGAATCCCCTAGATACTGGACCACTCTGGGCTCCTGAGAGCTCACTGAAGGGGTCTGGGCACAAGAGGCATTGTGGGTCACCAAGACCATGTCCACCACCAGCCCTAAGGGACTCACCCACTGGCTTGGGCAGAGCTGATGGCAGTGCTGGGAGCCCATGTCATCTCACTGGGCATGGCGGACAGGGGAAGGCCAGGCCCAGCCACACTCACCTTCATTAGTTCCCATTCTGGCTGGCACTGCTTGGCCTCCAGCTCCCCAATCAGCTCATCAAGAAGGGCGATGTCCCTGGATACTCGGGTGCCATATGTCTCCCTGACCTGGCCAATGGTCTGTCCCAGCTCCTCCAGCCAGGCCACAAagagctgctcctgctgctctAAAAACTGGCACAACTGTTCCAACTGGTTCTGGACTCTCTgcttctgagtttcagtttgttTCTGGGGAACAGAAGTCAGGGAGGTATAAGGTCTATGTGGTGAAGTGGATGTGTATGCCCAGGGAGAGCCCCCCAGAAGTCTTCCTCCTGGAGGTGGATGAGAGGCAGACTTCCTCAGCTTCTTGGAGGCCTGAATTCCAGAGAAGGAGGCCAAATAGGCCAAAACCTTCTAAAATAGGTTGGCTCTTAGAAAATGCCCTAAACCTGGTATTATGGGTTGAACTGTATCCCCTCCAAAATGTATATGTTAGAGTCCTAACCCCAGTACCCGAGAATATGATCTTGTTTGGAAATCGGATTGTTGCAGATGTAAtgagttaagatgaagtcatagtGGAGTGGCGAAATCtggacacagatacacacacagggagaatgccatgtgaagagacacagggaaaagGTAGATTCCTACAAGCTgaagagagaggcctggaacatcCTTCCCTCACGgccctcagaaggagccagcTCTGCCAAGCCCTTGCCTcgatttctgtggtttaagccacccagtttatggtacttAATTTGGGCAGCCACAGAAACTAAGATACCTGGTGTCACCTTCTCCCCTTGAAAGCCAGCGTGAGGATGGCATATGTCTGGGGTTGTAAATGGACAAGGTTATGaccacacagtctccaggagggAGACTTCTCTCCACTCCACCACGGAGTCTCAATATGGCCCCGACTAGGGGCAGTCAGTCCACTTCTTTAAATGCAGGTGAACTTGACTTTCACTGCTCCTGCACGTCAGCCGTTACCTCTTCTGTCACCCTCTTTCTCGTTGTCACTGAAAAGCTTCTGGGGACATTTTAAGTGGCTCTAGGgcacctttccttccttcaaggAGGGAGAGGGCCCTTCAGATCCATTAAGACTGGGCATAAGAAATCTCATTTTTGGCTTAAATGGACAGGACTAAGTTTTTAGTTCTTTTGAACCAGAAATGTCTCCCCACCTTTTATTGTGTTTGATGGCAGtaacattgactttttttttttttaaagagggctGGTCAGTTGTCTTGTTCAATAGCTTATATTCTAAAAGTGTCTGATAATTTTGCTCATGATTAAATTCAGGATAAACATTTTGGGCAAGAATACCATATACCTAATGCTGTGGACTTTTTAGCACATTCCATTGGGAGGCAAAGACTGTCCAGTTTGCTGTCACCATTATTGTGATACTAGGACAGATCACTTGGTTAAGGAGGGGTCTACCAGATATCGccactgtaaagctacagtattTACTTTGCAATTACTAAGTAATTTGGGGGAATGAAACTTGTAAATATCCTGTTCTCTAAAGTCTTTCTCTAAAAATTTAGCATCTGTTGAACCCTGACAGTGTCAGTTGTGTAGTGGAAATTTTCTAATTCAATTACTCTTCTATACTTGTTTTAGCTGGCATTATGCTATAAAGAAGAGCTTTCTCTACCCCTTGcctatgattaaaatttttttttgattattgaaaaaaggaggaggagaaagagaattcCTGAAAACAGCATCTCCTTTTCACAGGGGCCAACATCACTGTGAGTATCTTAAGGGAAGGCTGGACCCTCGTGTCTCCCTGGGTTTCCCTAAGCAGCCCAGGCTCCTGCCTTCCACCTCCTTGGGGagcatccctgacctctgctCTAAGCCACCTGGGATTATTGGAAAGGGTTTTTATTTTACTACAATTCAGGAGTTTCCCAAAGTCGGACACTTGGACCAATGCCACCCCCTCCCATCTGCCCTTTGTTATCTTCGCCTGTTTCCCATTGCAGTGTGGTAGGTCCCCATAAAAGTTTGGAActcagagagggagaagagatcCAATCAACACAAATTCAATAGACAAATCCAGGCTCTGCGGGGTAGGCTCCTTCCCATGCAGGGAAAACAGAAGCAACTTAACGCATCCAAGAGTCTGGACAACAGCTTAACAGGAAGGCTGCTAAGGTGTACTTATTCAAATGTAGTTTTGCAATACCAGAGTTTAAAGAAAATGTCTACTTTAACCATCTGAATTTTAAACATCAATATGGTTTTtgtaaaaaaagaagacaatggacaaaacaattataaaaacaatacagACAAGTATTTAAAGTTGAAgagtctctcctcctctttcctcagtcCCATTCTTCAAACACAGCTGTTGGCATTAGTTTCTCTAAACCACTTTGTGGTGAGTGTAAGAAAGTGTGATAGGGTCCTTGGAGATGCCCCTTCTTGCTGTGGGTGGTCTCCCTCTCCAGGAACAAGCTTGTCCCAGGACACCTGTTATCTCCCTGCCCCACAAGAGCAGATGATTCTAAATACATGACCAGCTCTGCTTCCCTATGAACCAGTATAGAATCTCAGTACTGATCACTTTCagctctctccctcctgcagggGTGAACCCAGGCAAGGTCTGGCTACAGAACAGCCCTAGCCTTACCAGGAAGTTCTCTGTCTTCTTATCTCCCTGGGatctctgcttctccccagaTTTTCTCAACTCCTTCAGATGCTCCAGCTGCTTCTGAATTTGCTCCTGGAAAAAAGAACACTCATTGAAGTTTCAACTTGGCTCCTGCTATCTTTAGTTGGTGTCAACTCTAAAGGGGAAAATTTGCTTCAGAGAATAAAGCTGAGGGCGCTGCAGCCAAAAGCACAGGGAGGGGTCCCTAGAAAGAGGAAGAATGTATCTATCACACCAAGGGAAGCAGAGCCAAGAGGCAGTGAGATTTCTAACGACCTCTATGAGTACCCGGATTCAGCCATACCTGAAGTCAGATTCCCCTAGACCTCCAAGCTACATGAACCAGTAAATCCCTCTTTGCTGGCTTCGTTTGTATTGTGTTTGCCATTTACAACCCAAGAACACTGGCTAATGCACCAACCTCCCAGGGTTGTTGGGAAAATGAAGCAGGCCCCGGTGTGTTCAAGTGCCCAGCAGAGAAGTGCCCCAATGCAGGAAGTCCTACCTTGTATTCCAGGGCGGCCTCCTCAATGGGGCGTACCCGGTGACCTTGGTGCTCCTGACTCAGCCTGCAGATGAGGCAGATAGGTTCCCCGTGGTCCTCGCAGAAGAGCAACTGCACTTGCTTCATGTGACGCTTACACTGTGGCAGGGACTTGGGACTCAGGCCGGCCATCTGCAGGCCTTCCTGCTGCTCACAACTTCCATAACTCTTCCCTGGGTGCAAGTCCTGGCACCGAGGGCAGCTGGGTGAGCAGCCGCATGAGGGCTCAGGATCCCCGGAAGCAATAGAGCAGTTGCAGGAGTTGTGCACACAGCTGCCACCAACAGGGTCTCCTTCCTGGGCGCGGCAAAGGGGACACACAGCCTTGTTCTGCAGCCTCCCTGGGGATATAGcagtggaaaaaaatctgagtgaCAAACTCAAGTTGTTACCAAGGAACGCTACAAAACACattagagagagagaagccatGCCTGGGACACGTGAGTTCTCAGATTGAGGCCTCTTCCTAACTTGTCCTCCCCTGACTTCCCTCCAGTGAGGCAGCAGAGGAGCCACTGGGACTGAGAACTAGGGGCTAGATCTCATGACAGTCCTGAGACTTGGAATTCTTGGGCCTAAAGAAAGGCCTTTGGCTATAAATCCTATGCCTTCCCCCTGCACATAATGCTGACCTAGCAGGTGATAGAAAGACAGcgggacattctgactggtgtttgCTTTGTCACTTAAAACCACCCAGACCGCCCATAGCTTGAGTAGAGCTCCCAGGGGATGATAACTTGCTCATGGCTGGAACCTCAGCCTGTAGCAGAATCCCTGGTATGTGGTAAGTGTTTGGGTAAAGTGTTAAATGAAGGCACAGAGGGGCCACTGTTCACATCCAGGTTCAGAAAGCATTAAGTGACTTTACAAGGTTGAAGGCAaccctgtgttgtcagatgatggttaacattttttagcaataaagtatttttaaattaaggtatgtatgcTTTTTAggatataatgctattgcacacttaatatagattacagtatagtgtaaaccaAAAAGTTCATAACTTggtttattgcaatattcactttgtTGTGGTGgtcctgcaatatctctgaggttgGCCTGTACATTCTGGCCAAGAAGATAAATGGAGGCATCATGAGCAGCATCTAAAAACTTCTGAAAACCTTTCCTAAGTGGCTTTTCTCCTTTGtccctccatcctgctgcctggaaCAAGGAGGCTACCATCAGAGACCATGACCTTGAGAGCAAACTCTCTGGAGCAGAAAAACCGCAGGAGCTTGGGTTCCTGGCTATGCACGGGGTGCCACATTTGTCCTGGACCACCTGTGTGTCACTtgtgggaaagagaaacaaacttctttcttgtttcatttatgtTATTTGGCATTTCTGTCAACCTGTCACATCCTAATTTCTGCCTCTTTAGTAAAAGAGACCTAGGATTTTAGCCAACAGCTCCCTacccgccccacccctgcccagagaGAGGCAAACAGCAGAATCTCAGCTCCATGACATACTGCCATGGGGTACTGTGAGAAGGTGATACCCAGCCTTTCCCAGATGCTCAACCTGGGCTCCATGAAGCCCTTGGGAATTCCAAAGGAGGACTTCAGAGTATCTAAGAAATAACTCACTGAAATGTATGCAACATTCTGTGAAGATGtgcatatatgcattttttttttcaggatacaAGGCCtacatcagattctcaaagggttGAGGACCTCAAAGGGCACCCAGACATCCAGTGAAATAAATACAGTGGGGATAAAAGCAGATTTGTGGGGGAAACCTGCATAGGTCATCATTCCTAAGGAAGCCAGGTCTTCTAGATTCTGAGATCCTCTTACCTGAAGACGGATAGTCTTCTGGATCTGAAGGCTCGTGGAGCACACCGCCTACCACCTCCTCCAAGGTCTTAGAGGTCTCTGGAGCCTCAATTCCATTCTTCTCTGAACATACTGTGGATTCTGGATGCTCCCAGGTCTTCTTTCCAGCCAATGATACATTGGAAAGTGTATTCCTGAGTGCTCCTCCTTCCAGGGTCATGGGATGTTGTGGATTCTTGGATCCTCTCTCTGGAGCCCCAGTAGCCCctacagtcagaatggccacttCACGGGGAGTGGCTGCTGAGCCTGGATTCTCACTTCTCATTTTATCTTGAAGCAGAAGAATTTCTGGATTGAGAAATTCTGTCTCTACTGGAGAAATGGCAAATTCAAGACTTTTGGGTCGCTTCTTTCCGGAAGGTGAATATGCCTCAGATGTTCTCAATTCTCTCCTTCCCAGGGACCCACTGGAGAGTCCCTGGAGCCTTCCCGCAGAGCTGGCATTCCTGCGTAGCCTGACGCTGGAATcgctccccttctccccctgagGCTTGCTGGGGAATGGGCCTCTCTTGGAAGACAGAGTCATGTTCCTGGCCCCTGGCTTGCCCTGCACATCCAGGACCTCAGTGCCTTTCAGGTCTCTCCGTTTTCCCTGAGGCTTCTTCTGGGGCCCCCTACCAGCCTCGGGCTGGATGGATGGTGGGCAGCCAGCCATATCACCACTTTGTCGCTGCTTGTCCCCTTCCAGGCCATCTGGTATCTTCAGGCTCTTGGGCTTAATCTCCGCAGAGGAATAAGGCATGGCTGAGCTGTCTGTGCCACCTTCTTGCATCTGATACTCTGAAAAGACAGTGAGATGAGAAGGCATGAAAATGTCCGGTGCTCAGGATCAAGGTTTAGGGCAAGAGAGAGGGGAGAATCCTCTCAGAAATTAGAGAAGTTCAGGACAGACTAGACAACAGTGGTCATTACCATTAAATAAGAACACACTCATTATTTGCTATCTTATTTCTGAAATAGcacttttcaaacttttctgGCAGGAGAACTTGTTACCAATATAAGGTCTTACATGGAATTCTTAATATGTAAAATGAGTGAAAACTCTAGTTTATTGGTATACATTTGTGTGTGATTATAGGTGTATGAAACTCAACCAATAAAGATCAGCAGAAAAATTGGAGATCAGGGGTTATGAAGGacagttaaaacttcaggaaataatttcttttggctgtttttttctttggtttcatgAGATGAAGAAAACCCTAACTCACGCAGATAAGTGTAATGGTG
This window harbors:
- the MEFV gene encoding pyrin isoform X1, whose translation is MKTQNISCAFSVISQAASSHSPSGLQDKEPLFPKCFCSPQKPDRCLQPLLVNMMAKTRSDHLLYSLEELVPYDFEKFKFKLQNTSLEREHSRIPRGQLQTAKPVKLATLLVTHYGEEYAVRLTLQVLRAINQHLLAEELHRAVVPEYQMQEGGTDSSAMPYSSAEIKPKSLKIPDGLEGDKQRQSGDMAGCPPSIQPEAGRGPQKKPQGKRRDLKGTEVLDVQGKPGARNMTLSSKRGPFPSKPQGEKGSDSSVRLRRNASSAGRLQGLSSGSLGRRELRTSEAYSPSGKKRPKSLEFAISPVETEFLNPEILLLQDKMRSENPGSAATPREVAILTVGATGAPERGSKNPQHPMTLEGGALRNTLSNVSLAGKKTWEHPESTVCSEKNGIEAPETSKTLEEVVGGVLHEPSDPEDYPSSGRLQNKAVCPLCRAQEGDPVGGSCVHNSCNCSIASGDPEPSCGCSPSCPRCQDLHPGKSYGSCEQQEGLQMAGLSPKSLPQCKRHMKQVQLLFCEDHGEPICLICRLSQEHQGHRVRPIEEAALEYKEQIQKQLEHLKELRKSGEKQRSQGDKKTENFLKQTETQKQRVQNQLEQLCQFLEQQEQLFVAWLEELGQTIGQVRETYGTRVSRDIALLDELIGELEAKQCQPEWELMKDIGVTLHRAKMVTAPELWTTPPEVKERIHLLYQKSEFVEKSMKHFLETLRSEMETFSVDVILEAETAHPNLIFHLL
- the MEFV gene encoding pyrin isoform X2; translated protein: MKTQNISCAFSVISQAASSHSPSGLQDKEPLFPKCFCSPQKPDRCLQPLLVNMMAKTRSDHLLYSLEELVPYDFEKFKFKLQNTSLEREHSRIPRGQLQTAKPVKLATLLVTHYGEEYAVRLTLQVLRAINQHLLAEELHRAVVPEYQMQEGGTDSSAMPYSSAEIKPKSLKIPDGLEGDKQRQSGDMAGCPPSIQPEAGRGPQKKPQGKRRDLKGTEVLDVQGKPGARNMTLSSKRGPFPSKPQGEKGSDSSVRLRRNASSAGRLQGLSSGSLGRRELRTSEAYSPSGKKRPKSLEFAISPVETEFLNPEILLLQDKMRSENPGSAATPREVAILTVGATGAPERGSKNPQHPMTLEGGALRNTLSNVSLAGKKTWEHPESTVCSEKNGIEAPETSKTLEEVVGGVLHEPSDPEDYPSSGRLQNKAVCPLCRAQEGDPVGGSCVHNSCNCSIASGDPEPSCGCSPSCPRCQDLHPGKSYGSCEQQEGLQMAGLSPKSLPQCKRHMKQVQLLFCEDHGEPICLICRLSQEHQGHRVRPIEEAALEYKEQIQKQLEHLKELRKSGEKQRSQGDKKTENFLKQTETQKQRVQNQLEQLCQFLEQQEQLFVAWLEELGQTIGQVRETYGTRVSRDIALLDELIGELEAKQCQPEWELMKDIGVTLHRAKMVTAPELWTTPPEVKERIHLLYQKSEFVEKSMKHFLETLRSEMETFSVPELIGVQAP